The nucleotide window TACTACCAGATAGCTAAACAGTTCCTTGGGGatagtatacaaaatttcatCTTTTTCTAACTTAAAACAAAAGCTGAGCTACAGGTACATAAGTTTCAACAAACACAATTTTCGGAAAACGGGCAATtgaattaaacatatagttgttCTTATGTTGAAAAAGATCCTACAAGaccacaaattttaaatttagatgctCCAGCACCATAGTGGCTGGGTCCCTTGGTTCTTTGATCTTCCAGCTTCCTTTTACACTGTCTTTACTTCACCCTCATCTCATTTTTAGCCTCTAGACTCTAGCTTAGACTAGGTAGAATATAGCAATAAATTTTCACACAGCTAGGCGTACTAAATTTTTCacaccatttttttcaacaccaGCTGCAAACATAGGCCATAAACAAACtagtatttagtttgtagagttTGTTTTTCTGTTCTGATGTGTCTTTTGATACTTTATTAGCACAGTTTGTGCATAATAAGACTTGAAACAATACCTTTTCTTTTACTTGAgtattcagaaaattttaaatttgccaaTATGTCACAATGTTTGCATTTACATAGGTTATGACAAGAGTACTTAGTGTGTTTACCatcaacaaataatatattttacaacatttgatTGATATATGTATTCAATTTCTTTACTAGGCTTATTCAAATAGGAAAAGTTTTTTTCTTCGATGCACTTTCAAAACTTAGGCCTAGGATTTCCATAACCTAGAGTTGAGCTAATGCTAGGACTCAGCAGTTTCATTACTTTTAATGGTCTAATgttgtttgtttagtatatttattcccCCTGAAGGTTCTTCTTTAGTATAACTTTAGTCATTTAGGCATATTCAAACACAAAACTGATTTATATACTAATAAGCTCTAACTTCACAACCACTTGaaactgtttgtaaacaaactactgcacataatatataaacataaaactttccaAGACTACAATTACAGCTGCAGCTGGTGACAGTACAGTATTCATCATAAAAACTGCatagagtaaaaataacacaaaaccagaaaataaaaatatgtatgagaATGAATACCAGAACTATGAGTTCTGGGACGATTTCTCTACAGAAAATGCGCTAAAACACTTGaaacacataatataattttcatttttatcaagATCTTCCGTGGTTTAAAATACCAAGTGTTATATATTGCCATTTTCAGGAAGAATCCaagaatttttcagtaaaaaataaaaaaaaaatccattttttagcGATGTTCTCCCCTTTAAGTGCTTCTTTGTTCACAGATGCTGGACGTTCTATGATGCTTCAAGCTGTTATTGTCTGAGATGCCGTCCAGATTTACTAATTGCTGCTTCTCCCAAGGAGCTGTCAGCAAGCAAGATTGTAAGTGGTTGTTTGTTCTAAGGTGCTGGATGACATGTGGTGCTTCAAGCTGTTACTGTCTGAGATGTCCTCCAGATTAACTCACTGCTGTACTCTGGAACTGCTACCTCTCATGGAGCTGCCAGCAGTCAAGATTGTAAGTTGTTGTTTACAGATGTAGAACTGTGGTGAAGCATTTACTTTCATCTCTATTAAATcaaagtaaaactatatttttaaatatagtttactaagaattatttaaataaagtgtaGTATAgacaataaagttaatttaattaatgttcttctctaagtttataatttatttcttgtgtgtttaacattttatttgtaacgttCTATTCAGCTAATTAATTCCATCACTGCAGCTTGAGGTGTGCATCCTTGAAGTCAACATTAAACTCCACTTTGCTTGCTGTATGAAAATGGAGGTCATTTTCCAAGCAGCTCTcttctaaatgtttatttcattcaaagttaaaataactaatagAGCTAAAATGAAACTATTCCATGATTGGCCCAAAAAGGGTTAATTAATTGCTGTATAATCTTGGTCATCTGATTTTCTAGGGAAGGGCTAAACAATTGTACAATGCAGGATTCAAGACTCTCAATATCTTGGCCAAGACTGACCCGAAGACGCTTGTTCAAGCTGTTGATCACATGCCCCAACGTATAGCTCACCAGATCATTGCAGCTGCCAAGGTTAGCATAATTAAGGATACAAGTTTAAGTAATGACAATGCAGATGTATATACTGTAGGACTTtggtatttttacattaaacgctattttctttaaattataactttatattaaaaataactaaaaagtaaatataaaagaatcttataattttattttgtaaatagattaaaaatttatatttacattcataatAACTAAAGGTTTATTTTCTATAGTTGCAGTTTTTTAACGTTTCAACACtttgcaattatattttattttgtaaatagattaaaaatttatatttacattcataatAACTAAAGGTTTATTTTCTATAGTTGCAGTTTTTTCACGTTTCAACACTTTGCAAACAACTGAAAATcagataaatatgtaaatattttaggctggaaacaaaaaaatattttacagaaatactttttttgtaaatttgcacaaataatttttttactgtttttattgcaaaaaagGTATGGTAAACATTGACAAAATTACGTCAAGCTTTTGGAACAAACTCTTGAATAAAAgaagttttatagaaatatggttttgtaacacatttttatgtaaacttagtgtttgatgatagtaaatttacaacaataatttttttgtctCTTTTGCTCCAACTTTTCAGATGTATCCACAAACAGTCCCTTTAGGGAAACAATTAAGCATAGTCTGCAACTGTCCATGAAGTGTTGTCTATGCCTAtcttataaaacagtaaatattcattggatgtactttgttttttttatctctagCTTTTCCTTGTAGGATAGAGTACAATTGAAATTGATTTCTTAGGCACTGGATATCAGCTACTTGTTTTACAAATCctactatatatatatctatataaaacgATTACTCGATATTGCTTACTATTGATTTAGTTCCGAATGATTGCTGTCTATAAAATTGGACTCTCCCAGTTGAAGtgttaatgtgtaaataaatcaatatgaCCCAATTCGAAGAAAATCCATAAAAAGCTctaatttctaatttttgaacacacacacacacacacacacacacacacacacacatatatatatatatttacatatactaataatactataattagATCACcgcatttaaaattatctaaaaagtCAGATGTTCAATTTAATAACAGTTTCTAATTACTCAATACACTTgcaataaaatactttactattttcattttagtgAATTTAAACTAAACTGTGAATTTCATTATTCTTTCAATCAAATTTGGGAtcctacttatttaaaaatttttcagttGATGCTGTTAGCTAAAGCTGAAAGTTTACAAGAAGAAGCCGAGGATGTGTTGGAAGGCCTCAGAGAAACTTCCAGGTGACGTCAAGCAGCCAACTAGTGAAAATTATAAGGCTTGTACAATACACTACCATCATTACTTGATGAAAGAACTATCAAGGGAAACTTAACTAAGTATTTGAACAAGGAGAAAAATTCCAATTAGCAGGTCCATATCTCCCAACTGGTATACAAGGTGCATTCGGAAAGTAAGtactgtttgaaataaaaacacaaacagcctcttttttatgataattttgtttttacattgaaGATTGTACCTTAAACCTTTTTCCAACATAGTTTCCAACATTTGTTATACACTTTTCATGGCAGGTGATCAGCTTATTTAAACATTGTGCAACTAAACATCTCACCAGATGACAAGCACAGCTTGTGATAACCTAAGCTAGTCCCAAAACAGTTCTTGAAATTTGTGGAGattcatttttcttttaactatGATCAAAATGTTACTTAAGAACATAAAACATACTATTGCTATTAAGAGCATTTTGTTCTCCTAAAATTTGCatagaaaacataattatagCATTGATAGATACAGACCAACATCACGAGAAAAACTATAAGAAAACGcaaaatacacataatttaaaatcacatgTTGTTATGTCATTATCATTGTCAGCTTGCCTTTTTATTGAACAACAtaatcattaacaaaaaatattgttggcCAGTGTGTTGACTTGTGATATATTTCCCTGGTAACTGGAAAGCTGCctttagtttttatacataacaGCAATTTCTTAAATTATGAATTTCCCACACTATTTTGAACATAATGTTCTCATGTCATATAATTAGACCTCAATTTCACAGATCACAGGTTTTGTcacattacacaattttatattctgcTTTCTTTTTAGTAAACTGGAATATATtgacaaattcaaaatttaattagcAATTCTCACATTTAATATAGAGTAGTTGCTAAATCTACATTACAAATCCCAAGAAGATGTATCTAACCCAAATGgcaataatattacatattgttaTTACAGGTCAAAAAACCTGAACAAAATACTAACTGCACAGTTCAGGCTGAAAATTTAATGTACAATGTCCTTCTATTACACCTTATCTTAAAAATCCCATAATAATCGTTATATAAATTGATGCAAGTGGGTTCAATTACTATGTTAGTATTTCCTAGTTCAAATTAACTGCATTATTTTGCTCACATGtgtgaacatttttttacatgatttttctgattagttttttattagaTGTTTGGATTCCAtcatggaattttttaaatattttatagcgtTCTCTCcatcttatttttgtttttttcgtaGTAAATGGTGGTGGCGTTTTACTACTTTTCTgttgttgtaaaatttttgttgtaatgaacttgtaaatgtttaaaacacccACTGTATATGAGTTAttgttaaccctagaactgtttaatcgacataattatgtcggtttaatgccgcttttgtggtgttaaccgtcaaaatttttgtcgatcaaacattccctcctATAATTACTTTTCATAATATACTCcgggtaacgtatcgatataatttcatgcaccattggattcgggaagaaaaatgctaaggaaacagatgagttttattcctctttgtattatggttatgacgtagcaagcttgttattttgaacgtaaaagaaaacgcgacgccgtttgttgtgaccgccatattgccgctgccgttctgtatcactttcgtgccgagctgtggatatttgtaagttttaatagttttacgcgtgttttagagttgtcgtatttaatgtgtagtgtgttgtttgatgtcgtagtagtgtaaaacatatatatattttagaataaatcaattttctagtcactgaaatatgtttgagaaattaccggctttgtgtaggctatggcaaaatgacttggctaaaatacatttcacattgttattgttttcacttactaaacgttatttatagtactcttttagctctgaagtaactatttattttggtaaatagatagttttcacaataaaatatatatttcctgtaatttctttggttatatataataactgtttgggttattctctattttttttaatatctttagttatatttatagttttctaactacataatatttcctattacttataaaccataaatttataaattttgatatagtacaagctttagaaactattttatatttttgctgaatgaaaatttttcgcaaaatttttgaataatggcaaaatttaactttttttacttttcaaaaaataatttatggtaattattttattactactatatattctatttattctaagtaataaaatatgcaaaataacatgtattcatagataaatgtgtttgaaaaaacttgttttaccaaagtcttacgtgtaccccgattttcagaatttatacgcatcgctgctttttgttctatagctttatgatgctttcataaatgtgtataatgtttatgtttttctgaaactagataaaatttgacacagaatggctatctcacttataaaatatttctcactataaacttcatttgctaggtatggtcccccccaaatttaagaaaatatttttttgtaaattttatatttgattaaaaaaagtgtttattagaaaattttttgatgggttaattttacaatatagtgcaattctacgtattaattctgaacacaaaatatatactcttattttatattgcttttattttatatttttaataattttttaaaaaaaaccttgcgcgaagctccaaaacagcccgacagtacaggatgaaatgaccgccagttctagggt belongs to Homalodisca vitripennis isolate AUS2020 unplaced genomic scaffold, UT_GWSS_2.1 ScUCBcl_7586;HRSCAF=15336, whole genome shotgun sequence and includes:
- the LOC124374233 gene encoding helicase POLQ-like; amino-acid sequence: MWCFKLLLSEMSSRLTHCCTLELLPLMELPAVKIGRAKQLYNAGFKTLNILAKTDPKTLVQAVDHMPQRIAHQIIAAAKLMLLAKAESLQEEAEDVLEGLRETSR